The genomic stretch CATCCGTCAGTGGTGCAGCCAGCTCGGCTAAGGTACTGAACTCATCGTGCAAAGAAGCGAGCAATTGCGTCTGCACCTCGCCTTCTAATAAAGATTCAATTAGCTCCGACTGGAATTGTCTTAAGCCTTGCAGTGCTTCATGCGCAATACGGCCATCTTTGTCTAAACCTTCCAGAAACTCGATCAAGCGATTAGTGGTCTTCCCCGCGGCGGATACCACCACCAGATCATTCTCGACAGAGTATTCTTTGAGAATATCGGCCACACGTAAGTAACATTCAGGGTTTGCTAAGCTGCTGCCACCAAATTTATGTAACTGACGTTGTACACTCATTTTTAGTTCTCCTATTACTGAGCAGCTTTTACAAAGGCTTGAGCGAGATCGGCAATCAGGTCTTGTGCATCTTCTAAACCCACAGACAGACGAAGCAGTTGATGCGACACGCCCGCTTCCGCTAACGCCTCTTCCCCCATGGCTCGATGCGTCATAGATGCGGGGTGACAAATCAAACTCTCCACGCCACCAAGCGACTCTGCAAGAGAAAACAGTTCGAGCTCTTTAACAAACACTTTAAGTTGCTCAAATGAGCCTGCAAATTCAAAGCTCAACATAGAACCAAAACCCGACTGCTGCTTTTTCGCGATTTCGTGACCAGGATGATCTGGCAAACTCGGATGGTAAATCTTCGCGACCAAAGCTTGCTGTTGTAGGTAGTTGAGTACGTGTTGAGAGCTTTCTTCGTGCACTCGCATACGGGCGCCTAAAGTGCGGATCCCACGCAACGTCATGTAACTATCGAAAGGCGTACCCGTGGCGCCAATACAGTTTCCCCACCATGCAAGTTCTTCTGCGTGCGCTTCTGTTTTGGTGATCACCACACCACCAATCACGTCCGAGTGGCCATTAATGTATTTTGTGGTTGAGTGGATAACAAAGTCAGCACCGAGATCCAAAGGCTTTTGGTACACCGGTGTCAAAAAGGTATTGTCGACCGCAACCAAAGCGCCCACTTGTTTGGCTTTTTCGCATACCGCTGCAATATCAACCACACGAACCAAAGGATTCGATGGAGTTTCTAACAAAATAAGCTTTGGCTTTTTCGCTAGTGCAGCCTCTAGAGCTTGCTCATCCGATTGATCAACGAACTGCACTTTGAAGTCGCCTTTGTTAGCTCGTGTATTGAACAAACGGTATGTGCCACCATAGCAATCATGCGGTGCAACAATCAGATCATCTGGCCCAAGAAAAGCCGATACCCACAAGTTAAGTGCGGAAGTACCGCAGTTAGTCACCACTGCGCCTTTGCCAGACTCTAACTCTGATAACGCACTCTCTAGCAAACCACGGTTTGGGTTACCTGAACGCGTGTAATCGTATTTAGGGACTTCACCAAAAGCAGGGAAACCATAGTTGGTTGAAAGGTAGATTGGTGGAACAACAGCGTGGTATTGGCTGTCTGATTCGAT from Vibrio parahaemolyticus encodes the following:
- a CDS encoding O-succinylhomoserine (thiol)-lyase, translating into MSTRKPATIAVRTGIESDSQYHAVVPPIYLSTNYGFPAFGEVPKYDYTRSGNPNRGLLESALSELESGKGAVVTNCGTSALNLWVSAFLGPDDLIVAPHDCYGGTYRLFNTRANKGDFKVQFVDQSDEQALEAALAKKPKLILLETPSNPLVRVVDIAAVCEKAKQVGALVAVDNTFLTPVYQKPLDLGADFVIHSTTKYINGHSDVIGGVVITKTEAHAEELAWWGNCIGATGTPFDSYMTLRGIRTLGARMRVHEESSQHVLNYLQQQALVAKIYHPSLPDHPGHEIAKKQQSGFGSMLSFEFAGSFEQLKVFVKELELFSLAESLGGVESLICHPASMTHRAMGEEALAEAGVSHQLLRLSVGLEDAQDLIADLAQAFVKAAQ